From the genome of Scytonema hofmannii PCC 7110, one region includes:
- a CDS encoding HAD family hydrolase has protein sequence MVTIQCKNVTFSNIQAILFDKNGTLEDSDAYLRVLAQKGARMIDAQVPGIGEPLLMAFGVNGDTLDPAGLMAVASRRETETAAAAYIAETGRGWFESLAIARKALDEAEKYARQTHSPLFAGTLEVLQSLSQAGLKLGILSAATTHEVRSFVQHHQLSDRIQVEMGVDAGPSKPDPILFLQACQVLGVEPSATLMVGDSVGDMQMARNAKAAGCIGITWIGKSDNVRGADVVIDRLDRILVV, from the coding sequence TTGGTAACAATACAATGTAAGAACGTCACGTTTTCCAATATCCAGGCGATTCTATTTGACAAAAACGGGACTCTAGAAGATTCAGATGCTTATTTACGCGTCCTTGCACAAAAAGGAGCAAGGATGATAGACGCACAAGTTCCCGGTATTGGAGAACCACTGTTAATGGCATTTGGTGTTAATGGCGATACTTTAGATCCAGCAGGTTTAATGGCGGTAGCCAGTCGTCGCGAAACAGAAACTGCTGCTGCGGCTTACATTGCAGAAACTGGGCGGGGATGGTTTGAGTCGTTAGCAATAGCCCGTAAAGCTCTGGATGAAGCGGAAAAGTACGCACGCCAAACACATTCTCCTCTGTTTGCAGGTACTTTGGAAGTGCTTCAGTCTTTATCGCAAGCAGGGTTGAAACTTGGTATTCTTTCAGCAGCTACAACTCATGAGGTGCGTAGTTTTGTACAACATCATCAATTAAGTGATCGCATTCAAGTGGAAATGGGAGTTGATGCGGGACCAAGTAAACCAGATCCCATTTTATTTTTACAAGCATGTCAAGTTTTGGGAGTTGAACCCAGTGCCACACTGATGGTAGGAGATTCTGTAGGTGATATGCAAATGGCACGTAATGCCAAAGCAGCAGGGTGCATTGGCATTACGTGGATTGGGAAGTCGGATAATGTCCGAGGTGCAGATGTGGTGATCGATCGACTCGATCGAATTCTAGTTGTATGA
- a CDS encoding DUF6918 family protein → MGLSDGLSNPNKKDMVVADCTKLLDEQVASMGGLSGLALKAGYAAVKGIAPSYCTEAIERLLPQSFTALDPIWNEGVQTGDPVGHLVQNRSRTAEALLSVTDGRIEKSDNTTVRGVYSKLRNSAKKHVEEAVPGLAKVIDNYTKN, encoded by the coding sequence ATGGGACTTTCTGATGGTCTTTCAAACCCAAACAAAAAGGATATGGTTGTAGCTGACTGCACAAAGTTGCTAGACGAACAAGTCGCTTCAATGGGAGGACTCTCTGGACTGGCTTTGAAAGCTGGCTATGCTGCTGTTAAAGGAATTGCACCCAGTTATTGTACAGAAGCCATTGAAAGGCTTCTACCACAATCCTTCACAGCACTCGATCCCATTTGGAATGAGGGCGTACAAACAGGAGATCCAGTCGGACACCTCGTTCAAAATCGCTCTCGTACCGCAGAAGCGTTGCTCAGCGTTACAGACGGAAGGATCGAAAAAAGCGACAACACAACTGTGCGGGGCGTATATAGCAAACTCCGCAACTCAGCTAAGAAACATGTTGAGGAAGCAGTACCGGGCTTAGCTAAGGTAATTGATAACTACACTAAGAACTAA
- a CDS encoding YdcF family protein, which produces MFNLAMCDRSVDRWIGLKVTLSQWLTTPVVIVLPLLFLVLLPWIFPRLRWKRIFRTLGVLLLIIYFSATFPLTIAVAKKGLVAFIPPDSGTTADAIVVLGRGKPFRKSRVEVAAELWRDRRAPLIFASGAGDGSEIVQQLKEEGIPDSALSEEHCSETTKENALLTASELQPRGVKRILLVTDPPHMLRSLLTFQSMGFEVTPHTSPVPSGLSSSKTAVLLFYEYMGLVSYGLQGRFLPQNGAAQEITPPVAKVKNLQTLGNL; this is translated from the coding sequence ATGTTCAATTTAGCTATGTGCGATCGCTCTGTAGATCGGTGGATTGGTCTGAAGGTTACACTTTCTCAATGGCTGACAACGCCTGTTGTTATCGTATTGCCACTCTTGTTTCTCGTGTTATTACCTTGGATCTTTCCCCGACTGCGTTGGAAACGTATTTTTCGTACTTTAGGAGTGTTGTTACTGATTATATACTTTAGCGCTACTTTTCCACTGACCATTGCAGTTGCAAAAAAAGGATTAGTTGCTTTTATTCCCCCTGACTCTGGTACCACTGCAGATGCGATTGTTGTACTAGGGCGGGGGAAACCTTTTAGAAAGTCGCGAGTAGAAGTTGCGGCTGAGCTTTGGAGAGATCGTCGCGCACCTTTGATTTTTGCAAGCGGTGCTGGCGATGGTTCTGAAATCGTCCAACAACTCAAAGAAGAAGGTATTCCCGATTCCGCATTAAGCGAAGAGCATTGTTCTGAAACGACTAAAGAAAACGCACTCCTCACCGCATCAGAATTACAACCACGGGGAGTCAAGAGAATTCTGTTAGTAACCGATCCCCCTCATATGTTGCGATCGCTACTCACTTTTCAGAGTATGGGGTTTGAAGTGACTCCACACACTAGCCCTGTACCCAGTGGGTTATCTTCGAGTAAAACAGCAGTACTTTTGTTTTATGAGTATATGGGCTTAGTTAGCTATGGTTTGCAGGGGCGGTTTTTACCTCAAAATGGAGCTGCTCAAGAAATCACTCCACCAGTTGCAAAGGTGAAAAACTTACAAACTTTGGGGAATTTGTAA